In Pyrus communis chromosome 8, drPyrComm1.1, whole genome shotgun sequence, one genomic interval encodes:
- the LOC137742710 gene encoding protein AE7, giving the protein MVSELINANPVIYERKERRVRSVPSAAADEYAVEAIDQQEIFDHIRDIKDPEHPYSLEELKVITEDAIEVDDGCGYVRVTFTPTVEHCSMATVIGLCLRVKLLRSLPSRYKVDIRVAPGSHATEAAVNKQLNDKERVAAALENPGLVDMVDECLSPSYE; this is encoded by the exons ATGGTGTCTGAGTTAATCAATGCGAATCCGGTCATCTACGAAAGGAAAGAGCGTCGGGTTCGTAGCGTTCCAAGTGCTGCTGCCGATGAATATGCCGTTGAAGCCATTGACCAACAAGAGATTTTTGAT CATATTAGAGATATAAAGGACCCGGAACACCCTTATTCTTTGGAGGAGCTCAAAGTAATAACCGAAGATGCAATTGAAGTCGATGATGGCTGTGGCTACGTCAG GGTCACGTTTACTCCTACCGTGGAACATTGTAGTATGGCAACAGTTATTGGTCTTTGCTTACGTGTTAAACTCTTAAGGAGCTTGCCTTCTCGTTACAAA GTGGATATTAGGGTGGCACCAGGATCTCATGCAACCGAAGCTGCCG TTAATAAGCAACTGAATGATAAGGAACGGGTGGCTGCGGCGTTGGAGAACCCAGGCCTCGTTGATATGGTTGATGAATGCCTTTCTCCTTCATACGAGTGA